The Megalops cyprinoides isolate fMegCyp1 chromosome 19, fMegCyp1.pri, whole genome shotgun sequence genome has a window encoding:
- the snx8a gene encoding sorting nexin-8a isoform X1, which translates to MESARESPLMVTRSLAQLLERDTVKVELIPEKKGLFLKHVEYQITSQRFKISVYRRYSDFDVFHELLLQRFAYRMVPALPPKRMLKGVLTSSSDREFIEGRRRALCRFLNLVARHPFFSEDELVKTFLTFNGSDVQNKLREAFKKTGDEFMTSKIATQAKATTGDNPSNSLQDYLPTDVQAQFSSSRELIRNIFSSFLKLRERVERMAERSKDNATDLLVLGRELSTLGSDTSPVPPLASANSTWGTLRQSLKGLSVEFALLSEKSAQQGKREEDDVVEKLHFFLDVMQSYKDLCERHEKGVLHEHQRALQKYGMMKRQMMSATVQPKEQVSVEQLESRIVQQENAIQIMELRNYFSLFCLHQETQLVFTYLHVASHILGALVNSQVQGHREMGEVWNDLPPKLSSLFGGGNGVPTPPLTPQ; encoded by the exons ATGGAGTCTGCTCGGGAGAGCCCCCTCATGGTGACACGGAGTCTGGCGCAGCTGTTGGAGCGAGACACAGTGAAAGTGGAGCTCATTCCTGAAAAGAAAGGCCTTTTTCTCAAGCATGTGGAGTACCAGATCACCAGTCAG CGTTTTAAAATCTCCGTCTACCGGAGGTACAGCGACTTTGATGTCTTCCATGAACTTCTGCTGCAGAGGTTTGCCTACAGAATGGTACCGGCGCTTCCTCCTAAAAGGATGCTAAAAGGAG TGTTGACCTCATCATCAGATCGAGAGTTCATTGAGGGGCGTCGGAGAGCCCTGTGCAGGTTCCTAAATCTTGTGGCACGGCACCCTTTCTTCTCAGAGGATGAGCTGGTGAAGACGTTCCTGACCTTCAATGGCTCA GATGTTCAGAACAAATTGCGAGAGGCATTTAAGAAGACTGGTGACGAGTTTATGACAAGTAAAATCGCCACACAGGCTAAG GCAACAACCGGAGACAACCCCTCAAACTCACTTCAG GACTACCTTCCTACAGATGTGCAGGCTCAGTTCTCCTCCAGCAGGGAGCTGATCCGAAACATCTTCAGCAGCTTCCTCAAactgagggagagggtggaaAGGATGGCCGAACGTTCCAAGGACAACGCCACGGACCTGCTCGTGCTTGGAAGGGAACTCAG CACACTGGGCTCTGACACATCGCCTGTCCCCCCACTGGCCTCAGCAAACAGCACATGGGGGACACTGCGACAGTCACTGAAGGGGCTGTCCGTGGAGTTTGCCCTGCTGTCCGAAAAATCGGCCCagcag gggaaaagagaggaagatgACGTAGTGGAAAAACTTCATTTCTTCTTGGATGTGATGCAGTCATACAAG GACCTGTGTGAGCGGCACGAGAAGGGCGTGCTGCATGAACACCAGCGCGCACTGCAGAAGTACGGCATGATGAAGAGGCAGATGATGAGCGCCACCGTGCAGCCCAAAGAGCAGGTGtctgtggagcagctggagTCCCGCATTGTGCAg CAGGAGAACGCCATACAGATCATGGAGCTGCGGAACTACTTCTCGCTGTTCTGCCTCCACCAGGAGACCCAGCTGGTCTTCACCTATCTCCACGTCGCCTCTCACATCCTGGGAGCCCTGGTCAACTCCCAGGTTCAGGGCCACAGAGAG
- the snx8a gene encoding sorting nexin-8a isoform X2, protein MESARESPLMVTRSLAQLLERDTVKVELIPEKKGLFLKHVEYQITSQRFKISVYRRYSDFDVFHELLLQRFAYRMVPALPPKRMLKGVLTSSSDREFIEGRRRALCRFLNLVARHPFFSEDELVKTFLTFNGSDVQNKLREAFKKTGDEFMTSKIATQAKDYLPTDVQAQFSSSRELIRNIFSSFLKLRERVERMAERSKDNATDLLVLGRELSTLGSDTSPVPPLASANSTWGTLRQSLKGLSVEFALLSEKSAQQGKREEDDVVEKLHFFLDVMQSYKDLCERHEKGVLHEHQRALQKYGMMKRQMMSATVQPKEQVSVEQLESRIVQQENAIQIMELRNYFSLFCLHQETQLVFTYLHVASHILGALVNSQVQGHREMGEVWNDLPPKLSSLFGGGNGVPTPPLTPQ, encoded by the exons ATGGAGTCTGCTCGGGAGAGCCCCCTCATGGTGACACGGAGTCTGGCGCAGCTGTTGGAGCGAGACACAGTGAAAGTGGAGCTCATTCCTGAAAAGAAAGGCCTTTTTCTCAAGCATGTGGAGTACCAGATCACCAGTCAG CGTTTTAAAATCTCCGTCTACCGGAGGTACAGCGACTTTGATGTCTTCCATGAACTTCTGCTGCAGAGGTTTGCCTACAGAATGGTACCGGCGCTTCCTCCTAAAAGGATGCTAAAAGGAG TGTTGACCTCATCATCAGATCGAGAGTTCATTGAGGGGCGTCGGAGAGCCCTGTGCAGGTTCCTAAATCTTGTGGCACGGCACCCTTTCTTCTCAGAGGATGAGCTGGTGAAGACGTTCCTGACCTTCAATGGCTCA GATGTTCAGAACAAATTGCGAGAGGCATTTAAGAAGACTGGTGACGAGTTTATGACAAGTAAAATCGCCACACAGGCTAAG GACTACCTTCCTACAGATGTGCAGGCTCAGTTCTCCTCCAGCAGGGAGCTGATCCGAAACATCTTCAGCAGCTTCCTCAAactgagggagagggtggaaAGGATGGCCGAACGTTCCAAGGACAACGCCACGGACCTGCTCGTGCTTGGAAGGGAACTCAG CACACTGGGCTCTGACACATCGCCTGTCCCCCCACTGGCCTCAGCAAACAGCACATGGGGGACACTGCGACAGTCACTGAAGGGGCTGTCCGTGGAGTTTGCCCTGCTGTCCGAAAAATCGGCCCagcag gggaaaagagaggaagatgACGTAGTGGAAAAACTTCATTTCTTCTTGGATGTGATGCAGTCATACAAG GACCTGTGTGAGCGGCACGAGAAGGGCGTGCTGCATGAACACCAGCGCGCACTGCAGAAGTACGGCATGATGAAGAGGCAGATGATGAGCGCCACCGTGCAGCCCAAAGAGCAGGTGtctgtggagcagctggagTCCCGCATTGTGCAg CAGGAGAACGCCATACAGATCATGGAGCTGCGGAACTACTTCTCGCTGTTCTGCCTCCACCAGGAGACCCAGCTGGTCTTCACCTATCTCCACGTCGCCTCTCACATCCTGGGAGCCCTGGTCAACTCCCAGGTTCAGGGCCACAGAGAG